One genomic segment of Mangifera indica cultivar Alphonso chromosome 6, CATAS_Mindica_2.1, whole genome shotgun sequence includes these proteins:
- the LOC123218489 gene encoding photosynthetic NDH subunit of subcomplex B 1, chloroplastic-like, whose amino-acid sequence MITSTNPAQIQLKYASRTSSNSIPMASPTSLLPKTTTFPFLSSPFSLPSAHFTKPLFFTQPGYLSKRSPSSLPIHITQANKKNPWFDLFDDGEDPDMEYGSLFADGKQEEDPRLPDNPDNPYGFLKFPMGYTVELASLPLKIRGDVRRCCCVVSGGVYENLLFFPVIQLLKDRYPGVQVDVITTARGKQTYEMNKNVRWADVYDPDDDWPEPDEYTNMIGAIKNRYYDMILSTKLAGLGHAAFLFMSTARDRVSYIYPNVNAAGAGLLLSQTFTAESMNLSEGGYNMYQQMVDWLGRPFRSVPRTPVPPLRVLLSRRLKEAVAGKYKNAGVEKGKYVVIHGIESDSKASMQSRGDTDSLLQLQKWAEIAEGTRRVTPLFVIPHEKERENVEEIVDEDTNIVFITTPGQLAALINDSAGVIATNTAALQLANARGKPSIALFSSELKGRLFIPNAEEKKCTIVPSKTGILADIEVQDVINAMEIFNESLALT is encoded by the exons ATGATAACATCCACAAATCCAGCACAAATTCAACTAAAGTATGCTTCAAgaacaagctcaaactcaatacCAATGGCATCACCAACTTCATTACTACCTAAAACTACTACTTTTCCATTTCTCTCATCCCCATTTTCACTTCCATCAGCTCATTTCACCAAACCTTTATTCTTTACTCAGCCAGGCTACCTTTCCAAAAGATCACCATCTTCTCTCCCTATTCATATCACTCAAGCAAACAAGAAAAACCCTTGGTTTGACCTTTTTGATGATGGAGAGGACCCTGACATGGAGTATGGCTCATTGTTTGCAGATGGCAAGCAAGAGGAAGATCCTAGACTACCTGATAATCCTGACAACCCTTATGGCTTCTTGAAGTTCCCAATGGGATACACTGTTGAACTTGCTTCTTTGCCTCTCAAAATCAGAGGCGATGTTAGAAGATGTTGCTGTGTTGTCTCTGGTGGTGTCTATGAAAACTTGCTATTCTTTCCTGTTATTCAATTGCTCAAGGACAG GTATCCTGGAGTTCAGGTGGATGTGATAACAACAGCCAGAGGGAAACAAACTTATGAGATGAACAAGAATGTGAGGTGGGCTGATGTTTATGATCCTGATGATGATTGGCCTGAACCAGATGAGTACACTAACATGATCGGAGCAATTAAG AATAGGTACTACGACATGATCTTATCGACAAAATTGGCGGGGCTTGGCCATGCAGCTTTCTTGTTTATGTCGACCGCTCGGGATAGAGTTAGCTATATATACCCAAATGTAAATGCAGCTGGAGCAGGCTTGCTTCTGTCCCAAACATTTACTGCTGAGAGCATGAATCTTTCAGAAGGGGGCTACAACAT GTACCAGCAGATGGTTGATTGGTTAGGGAGACCATTCCGCAGCGTGCCAAGGACACCGGTGCCCCCACTGAGAGTTTTGCTTTCAAGGAGACTGAAGGAGGCTGTAGCAGGGAAGTATAAGAATGCAGGTGTGGAGAAAGGAAAATATGTTGTGATTCATGGGATAGAATCAGATTCAAAGGCCTCAATGCAGTCTAGAGGAGATACTGATAGCTTGCTCCAACTACAAAAATGGGCTGAAATAGCTGAGGGAACAAG GAGAGTTACACCACTTTTTGTGATTCCACAtgagaaagaaagggaaaatgTAGAGGAAATTGTTGATGAGGATACGAATATTGTGTTCATCACCACCCCTGGACAG CTGGCTGCTCTCATCAATGATTCAGCTGGTGTGATAGCTACAAATACAGCAGCTCTTCAACTCGCGAATGCACGTGGAAAGCCAAG CATTGCATTGTTTAGTTCTGAGCTGAAGGGAAGACTATTTATTCCCAATGCAGAAGAGAAGAAGTGCACTATTGTTCCATCTAAGACAGGAATATTAGCAGACATTGAAGTTCAGGATGTGATAAATGCAATGGAAATTTTTAATGAATCTCTAGCTCTAACCTGA
- the LOC123218397 gene encoding probable WRKY transcription factor 40, with protein MESFSWVNTSLDLNSKPLKLFNDELHLQPPPSPKKKELPSNVSGLGTRVSVKEESLALVEELNRLSEENKKLTEMLTVMCENYNALRSQLVDYMSKNPEKEISSSKKRKSESSNNNNNNNNNNGNIGNSESSSTEEESCKKPREETIKPKISRVHYRTDASDTGLVVKDGYQWRKYGQKVTRDNPSPRAYFKCSFAPSCPVKKKVQRSVEDQSVLVATYEGEHNHPYPSLIDSTSGPSRGGTMVGSVPKSAPHGSPISFDLAKSKSSGNDRVVKPRIEAPEMKKFLVEQMASTLTKDPNFTTALAAAISGRMFQHNSADKW; from the exons ATGGAGTCTTTTTCATGGGTTAATACCTCGTTGGATCTTAATTCTAAGCCTCTGAAATTATTCAACGATGAGCTTCACTTACAGCCGCCGCCCTCGCCAAAGAAGAAAGAGTTGCCAAGCAATGTTTCTGGGCTTGGAACAAGGGTTTCTGTGAAAGAAGAG AGTCTAGCTTTAGTGGAGGAATTGAACCGATTGAGTGAAGAAAACAAGAAGTTGACTGAAATGTTAACAGTGATGTGTGAGAACTACAATGCTTTGCGGAGCCAATTGGTGGATTATATGAGCAAAAATCCTGAGAAAGAGATTAGTtcttcaaagaaaagaaaatcggAAAGCagtaacaacaacaacaacaacaacaacaataatggAAACATTGGAAACTCTGAAAGCAGCTCAACTGAAGAAGAATCCTGCAAGAAACCAAGAGAAGAAACCATCAAGCCAAAGATTTCTAGAGTCCATTACAGGACTGACGCCTCCGATACTGGACTT GTAGTGAAAGATGGATATCAATGGAGAAAATATGGCCAAAAAGTCACAAGAGATAACCCCTCTCCCAGAGCTTACTTCAAATGCTCTTTTGCTCCAAGCTGCCCTGTCAAAAAGAAG GTTCAGAGAAGTGTTGAGGATCAATCTGTATTGGTTGCAACTTATGAAGGTGAGCACAACCATCCGTACCCTTCACTAATAGACTCAACATCAGGGCCGAGCCGGGGCGGAACCATGGTGGGCTCAGTGCCCAAGTCGGCGCCCCATGGCTCCCCCATCTCGTTCGATCTGGCAAAATCAAAGTCAAGCGGTAATGACAGAGTGGTGAAGCCGAGAATTGAAGCACCGGAAATGAAGAAGTTTTTGGTGGAGCAGATGGCGTCTACGTTGACAAAAGATCCGAATTTCACAACGGCTCTGGCTGCTGCAATTTCAGGAAGAATGTTTCAGCATAATTCAGCGGACAAGTGGTGA